Within Triticum dicoccoides isolate Atlit2015 ecotype Zavitan chromosome 1B, WEW_v2.0, whole genome shotgun sequence, the genomic segment NNNNNNNNNNNNNNNNNNNNNNNNNNNNNNNNNNNNNNNNNNNNNNNNNNNNNNNNNNNNNNNNNNNNNNNNNNNNNNNNNNNNNNNNNNNNNNNNNNNNNNNNNNNNNNNNNNNNNNNNNNNNNNNNNNNNNNNNNNNNNNNNNNNNNNNNNNNNNNNNNNNNNNNNNNNNNNNNNNNNNNNNNNNNNNNNNNNNNNNNNNNNNNNNNNgctggtcatcacccggtacctccggaacacttccggactccaaaaaccttcgtccaatatatcaatcttcacctccggaccattccgggactcctcgtgacgtccgggatatcatccgggactccgaacaacattcggtaaccacatatatctattccctataaccttaGCGCCATcgagccttaagtgtgtagaccctacgggttcgggaaccatgcagacatgaccgagacgactctctggtcaataaccaacagcgggatatggatacccatgttggcttccacatgttccacgatgatctcatcggatgaaccacgatgtcgaggattcaatcaatcccgtatacaattccctttgtctagcggtattgtacttgcccgagattcgatcgtcggtatcctgataccttgttcaatctcgttaccggcaagtctctttactcgttccgtaacacatcatcccgtgatcaaccccttggtcacattgtgcacattatgatgatgtcctaccgagtgggcccagagatacctctccgtcacacggagtgacaaatcccagtctcgattcgtgccaacccaacagatactttcggagatacccgtagtgcacctttatagccacccagttacgttgtgacatttggtacacccaaagcattcctacggtatccgggagttgcacaatctcatggtctaaggaaatgatacttgacattagaaaagctttagcatacgaactacacgatctatgtgctaggcttaggattgggtcttgtccatcacatcattctcctaatgatgtgatcccgttatcaatgtcatccaatgtccatggtcaggaaaccgtaaccatctattgatcaacgagctagtcaactagaggcttactagggacatggtgttgtctatttacccacacatgtatctgagtttcctctcaatacaattatagcatggataataaacgattatcatgaacaatgaaatataataataactaatttattattgcctctagggcatatttccaacaggatggtgggaacaccagctcgaaagtgacaagacattgcgccacatcactccttagtcttggtatgatttctggatcgatcaccttctcggAGATTGCATTAATGAATgcgcatagcttcacaatggctaatcagacgttttccggtagaagccccctcaatgcaactggaagaagttgcatcataatcacgtaacagtcatgagactttaggttctgaaactttttctctggcatatttattattccctttatattcgacgagaagccaaacgggaccttcatactgagcaggcattcaaagaagatttccttctcttctttggtaagagcgtagctggcggtaccttcatactgctttggaggcatgccatctttttcgtgcaaatgttgcaggtcctcccgtgcctccggtgtatcttttgtcttcccatacacgcccaaaaagcctagCAGgtccacgcaaaggttcttcgtcacgtgcaacacgttgattgaagagcagacctctaggtctttccagtagggtaggtcccaaaatatagagttTTTCTTCCACATGGGCGCGTGACCCTTAGTGTCATTCGAACAGATAGTCCGCcgcgaccctttccaaagattacgtgtaaatcattgaccatagcaagtacgtgatcaccggtacgcatggcgggcttcttccggtgatctgcctcgcctttgaaatgcttgcctttctttcgacattgatggttggtcggaagaaatcgacgatggcccaggtacacattcttcctgcatttgtccaggtatatacttttggtgtcatataaatagtgcgtgcatgcgtggtatcttgtttgtctatcctgaaaggttactaagagcgggccaatcattgatgattacaaacagcaacgcgtgcaggttaaattcctcctgtttgtgctcatcccacacacgtacaccgtttccattccacagctgtaaaagttcttcaactaatggccttaggtacacatcaatgtcgttgccgggttgcttagggccttggatgacaactggcatcataatgaacttacgcttcatgcacatccaaggaggaaggttatacatacatagagtcacgggccaggtgatgtgattgctgctctgctccctgaaaggattaatgccatccgcgcttaaaccaaaccatacgttccttgggtcacctgcaaactcagcctggtactttctctcattttttctccactgcgacccgtcatcgggtgctctcaacttcacgtgtttcttatggtcctcactgtgccatcacatcaacttggcatgctctttgtttctgaacaggcgtttcaaccgtggtattataggagcataccacatcaccttggcaggaaccctcttcctggggcgctcgccgtcaacatcatcagggtcatctcgtctgatcttataccgcaatgcaccgcataccgggcatgcattcaaatcctcatacgcaccatggtacaggatgcagtcattagggcatgcatgtatcttctgcacctccaatcctagagggcacacaaccttctttgctgcatacgtattgtcgggcaattcgttatcctttggaagcttcttcttcaatattttcagtagcttctcaaatcctttgtcaggcacaccattctctgccttccactgcagcaattatagtatggtaccgagctttgtgttgccatcttcgtaattggggtacaaaccttttttgtgatcctctaacatgcgatcgaacttgagattatccttttgaatttcgcaatgtctccttgcatcaacaatgacccggcggagatcatcatcgggcacattgtctggttcctcttgatcttcagcagcttcccccgttgcagcatcaccgtattcagggggcacatagttttcatcgtcctcttcttctttgctgtcttccatcataaccctatttctccatgcttggtccaaaaatTATagagtggcatgaaacccttataaagtaggtgggtgtgaatggttttcgagtcagagtaagacttcgtattctcacatatagggcatggataacacataaaaccattctgcttgtttgcctcaggcacttcgagaaaattatgcacacccttaatgtactcggaggtgtgtctgtcaccgtacatccattgccggttcttctgcgtgcattatatataattaagtgtgtcaaaaaccattacagaacatcatgaatagataattaagtgaccaaattaatataagttcatcatcacattaaaaccaaagtacatacatagttctcatctaacaacatatagctctccagagcatctaattaattaaaccatacattgaaactatgtaaaacatttcaatgtgaaaacaaatgcaattataatcgcaaccaaggtaacaattgatccaacggcacaatgataccaagcctcggtatgaatggcatattttctaatctttctaatcttcaagcgcattgcatccatcttgatcttgtgatcatcgacgacatccgcaacatgcaactccaatatcatcttctcctcctcaatttttttattttttccttcaagaaattgttttcttcttcaactaaatttaacatctcgacaatagggtcggttggaatttctagttcacatacctcctagataaataaaatccatgtcacgttggtcggtgataacccacaagtgtaggggatcgcaacagctttcgagggtagtatattcaacccaaatttattgattcgacacaaggggagccaaagaatattcttaagtattagcagttgagttgtcaattcaaccacacctggataacttagtatctgcagtaaggtatttagtagcaaagtaatatgatagtaatggtaacagtggcaaaagtaaagatagcagtattgtaatgattgtaactatagcaacggaaaagtaaataagcgaagcacaatatgtgaaaatctcgtaggcattggatcagtgatggataattatgtcggatgcgattcctcatgtaatagttataacatagggtgacacagaactagctccagttcatcaatgtaatgtaggcatgtattccgaatatagtcatacgtgcttatggaaaagaacttgcatgacatcttttggcctacccttccatttgcagcggggtcctagtgcaaactaagggatattaaggcctcctttcaatagagtaccggaacaaagcattaacacatagtgaatacatgaactcctcaaactacggtcatcaccgagaagtatccccattattgtcacttcggagttgtcggatcataacacataataggtgactatagacttgcaagataggatcaagaactcacatatattcatgaaaacataataggttcagatctgaaatcatggcgctcgggccctagtgacaagcattaagcatagcaaagtcatagcaacatcaatctcagaacatagtggatattagggatcaaatcctaacaaaactaactcgattatatggttaatctcatctaacccatcaccgtttagcaagcctacgatggaattactcacgcacggcggtgagcatcatgaaattggtgatggaggatggttgatgatgacgacggcgacgaatccccctctccggagccccgaacgtactccagatcagccctcctgagagagattagggcttggcggcggctccgtatcataaaacgcaatgaaacttcctctctgatttttttctctccacgaaacggaatatatggagttggagttgaggtcagtggagcatcaaggggcccacaagacagggggcgcaccccccaccctcgtggacaggctgtgggcctcctggccttcatcttttgccagtattttttatattttccaaaagttatctctgtggattttcaggtcattccaagaaattttgttttctgcataataaacaacaccatggccgttctgctgaaaacaacatcagtccgggttagtttcattcaaatcatgcaagttagagtctaaaacaagggcaaaaagtgtttggaaaagtagatacgttggagacgtatcagtcggcataattgtcataaacaataaatgaaccaatagttataaagataatatataccacatctgaataatAGACATGATGAGggcataccaaaaccatcgcactaaataataagaagcaataataaaagtaagaaaattatacaagtatctatctaaacatacaagtaagatttatttttctttcagaaagaagataagaacaagaggctcaccaaagTGGTGCCGGCGAAGAGATCGGCGTGGGCGCTCGACAGCGGTGaacacggggacgggacgtgacggaccgctatacCTAGacaaaatattgaggaaaatggagcttggaggtcgagcttggagaggagaaagattaagtagtgtggctcgggcattccatcgaacacctcatgtgcataggaggtgagctagagcaccataaAGCTCTCCAACAGCCGGCCAGAAAAACAAAGcagtggggtgctctgctcgcgggcgagggggtacatataggcaactcattggtcctggttcgtggctggaaccgggactaaagaccaccctttggtccaggttcaggccaccaatcgggaccaaatggTGGTGGGACAGGATCGaggcccattggtctcggttcgtcccaccaatcgggaccaaagggggcagacgaatcgggaccaatgcccccacgaggcccggcaggctcCCTGGcctcacgaatcgggaccaatgccctcatgggtcccggttcgtgactgaaccgggactaatgggcttacctggcccgaacgaaagccctgttttctactagtgatactaGAGATTTGAGTGCCGACATCAGTGGCGGAGTCAGCACTCAGCGACCCGGGGCAGCCGCCTGGGATCGCCGCTGCTGCTAGCTTGAGTGAAGCCTTTGGCGGCAAGCACGTCCTACGCGTTGAACAATAGTGAAGCCAAGATCATGCACATGACAACCATGGTTCTGAAAACCATGGAACGAACTGATGAATGCAGTGCCAAACCAAGTGCCTGCACTTGCATATTTTACATCCTACCGTGATGGTGTGTAGCAGCCTAGCAGGCGCAGGTCAATATGTAGTGTAGACCGGTCAGACATTGAGAAATGACGTCAAATTTGTTCACTGAGAAATGAGAATGCTTGGGTTTGTCGCCTCCAGCGTCAGATTGTGCAAAGTTCATCGCATCAGCTAATCGTTCCAGCAGATTTTGCAAAGTTTGTCATATCAACTGATTGTTCCAGCAAGTCTTTCAAAGTCAGGGTTCCAGTTCCACCATCGTTGGTCTACTGTCTACTATCGCATGACCAATAGGAGGTTTGGTTAGTCCAAGAATTGAGGGTAACACATCTCAGTCAGGCATTGTTTTCTTTTACAGCAAGGCAGCTCAGTCAGACATCATAGATGCCGAAAGCTAATTTGGAATCCCAAACAGCTAGAGGAAAAAGATTAAACAACAGTCCAAGCCAATTGTACAAAATCCACCGGATCAACAACGCGTGTGATTCGGCTACTTTTACTTAATTATAGATCCTTCAATCCTCAGGCGTGACAGATTGCTAGTGCATCGCGCTCAGGATCTCGTTTGCCGAACTGGTGTGATATGTGTTGAATACTTGATAAGACAAGTTTGTTTGCCTCGGATTCTACTAGCTCCATCGTGGTCTGTGTGGATTGCATGCGAATGCGGATGTGAATCCAGAGTTGACAAAATCTGGGGCACTAACATAGCAACAGATACAACGATCTCTGTGAAACAGCGTGGAAATATGTCAAGCATCTTTCATGTGTTTTCAAGCAGATTATTGAATAAGATACCTATAGGAGAATTTAGAAATTACCAATGCCTTCACGCACAGAAAGATTAGGCCTTATGACATCCTTTGAGTTCACCACGAAAGATACATAGTAAATGTCCTCTTGACCAGAATAGCTCTGTTATAATAACATAATGACGGGATATTATACATTGAGATGAGGCAAAGCTACACCTTAATGAGAACGAACAATAGAAATGTTCATTTGAAGTATTTTGTAAGTATTCCTTTCCATCCTGTACAAGGCGAACTAGTCAAATTTGTTGATGCAGAAAGCTAAGTGGTACTCCGAACATTTAGAAGAACAAAATTAAACAATAGTAAAAAAAATACAATTACAACTACAAAGTATCTATGGTGGTGCAAAGTATAAGCCAATTATACAAATTGCATCAGATAAGCAATGCGTGTGAGTCACCTACTTCTACTTAATtgcgcatccttttgatcctcggaCGCGACAAATCGCTAATACATTGTGTTCATGATCTTGTTTGGCCCAATCGTGTGGTATGTGTTCAAAGTTCTATTTGTTATTGATGAACAAATATGCAACTAGCTTTCCCTGGTTTCTGTTCGTTCTCCTATGACATGCTTGGATTGTATGTGGATGTTGGTCTAGGGTTGACAAAATCCAAGGCATCGACATAGCACCATATACAACAATCTTTGCGAAACATCGTAGAAATATGTCAACGCCTTTTTCACATGATTCTAAAGCAAATTATCAAATAAGGTaccgagatgagagtttatgaaggAGTGTCCGAGACCTTTGTGGTGTGTGCCTCTCAGGTGTGTAGCAATGTTAGCACAAAAAGATTCAACTAATGTGGCTGAGGCATACACAggccaagaaaccatacagaatgaggCTACGGTGATTTATGATATTGTGTGGTGTTAGCTGGACTTATCGGGGAGGTGGAGTTCATCGTTACCAAGGGAACTGAATGGAGCGGCACCCATGATTGTCAAGTCTTGCTTTTATAATCAACTTTCGTGTAATAGAGTTGATGAACCACCTAGTATTTGATATCAATAAAGCTAGCAGTGATGATCTTCCCTAAGAAAAAGACTCTGGACGTTCTTGGTGGATGAGAGACAATGAAAGCCGGTGTGCTTTTTAACATTTATTAAGAGGAGCTTACCTTATCTCTAGAAACTTCATGTGTGGTAACTTGTTACAAGGTAGTAAGATTTCAACTTTTGTAAGCCACATAGTACTATACACCACTCTATGTGAAAATCTGAATTAGTAGCAATGCGGATACTTTTGGTACGACGAGTAAAGCCGCACCTACTAGTTACATTTGTATATGTTTGCTCTTTATAAATACAATAAGATGTGAGTGGTGACATGACCCTGTAGCCAGGCAAACAAATATAGATTGGTTCCTTGTTTGCTCGTCCAACTTCATATATTTGAGTAAACAAAACTTTGCCGCAATTGCTATTCTGAAGCTTTAGGAATGAGCGGCATTGGGAAAAATAATTCAACTGGTGAAGCAATACTCaatgcacaaaacaatagctacccGGAACAGTTTTGGTACAACGGGTATACTCAGACACACTAGTTCATCAGGATAGCCTTGTCCTATTTACGTATGCTAAAGATTAAAGTGCTGGCATCAGTGGTGGAGCCAGTTCCCGGCGACCCGAGCCAGCTGGTTGGGCTCACCGCTGCCGCTGGTTTGAGCCAAGTCTCTGGCAGCAACCAGCATATTTTTAGTCCTACCAAGCTGGTGTGTAACAGGAGCAGCTCAGTGTAGCTTTGACCAGTAAACGAAACCACACACAGAAACAATAGAAATGTCGTCAAATGTATCCGTGGAGAAATAAGAATGCTTGGGTTGGTCGCCACCAGCGTATTGTGCAGAGTTGATCACATCAGCTAATTGTTCCAGCAGATTGTGTAAAGTTTATCATACCACTATTGTTCCAGCAGGTGTTTCAAAGTCAAGGTTCCAGTCCCACCATTGTTGGTCCAGTGTCTACTATCACCTGATCTAGGAGGTTAATTAGTCCAAGAATTCAAGGTAAGACAACTCAGGCAGGCATCGTTTTCTTTTACAGTAAGGCACCTCAGTCAGACATTGTTGATGCCGAAAGCTAATTTGGACTCCGAAACAACCGGAAGAAAACAATTGAACAACCGTAAGAAAATATAAGTATGGCTAGGAAGCATCTGGGGCGGCATTACAAAGACAAAGTCCAAGCCAATTGTACAAAATCCATCGAATCGACAATGCGTGTGAGTTACCTACTTCTACTTAATTACAAGATCCTTTGATCCTCAGGCGTGACAGATTGCTAGTGCATCGCGCTCAGGATCTTGTTCGCCGCACTGGTGTGATCTGTGTTGAGAGTTTTACACTTGATATCGACGAACAGGTATGCAGTTTGCCTCAGCTTCTGCTCGCTCCACCTCGGTCTGTGTGGATTGCATGCAGATCTGGATGTGGATCCAGGGTCGACAAAATCTGGGGCATTGACATACCACCAGACACAACGATCTCTGCCAAACGGCGCAGAAATATGTCAGCGCCTTTTCACATGTTCTGGAGCAGATTAACAGATAAGATAACGAGAGGATAGAGTTTAGGAGTTACCAATGCCTTCACGCACAGAAAGATTAGGCCTTATCACATCCTTCGAGTTCACCATGAAGATATCACCAATGTAGAGATGGTTGGTCGGCACATAGACACAGTAAAGGTCCTCTTGACCAGAATAGCTCTGTTATGACGTAACGAAGGGATATTACACATTCAGATGAGTCAAAGCTATAGCTTAAATCAGAGCAAATAACAGAATGGTTTGCAAAAGAAGCATTTATCATCCTTttgaatattccaaaaatattcgttTCCATCCTTTACAAGGTGAGTTGGTCAAATTTTGTGGTAAAACTGAATTTCAACATTCAACCATGCAAGGGTTCATGCCAGCGACTAAGATTACAAGGCAACATAACTGCATACTGAGCATAGAGAAAAATCATGAAAAATATATGTAAACCTGGTATAACAGTGAAAATCATTGGGAACTCGGTATAACAGTGAAGAGTATAGTAAACCTGGAGCGAGACTGATGAGGTAATGAATCCAAATGCATATTCCCCAATACGAGGATGTCGTATGATGACTGCCTCCTTGAATGCCTGTTTGTTTTGATCTGTAAAAAGAAACAAAAGTTAGTGCATAAGCTACTCTGCAGATTGAACATCATGATAACTGTGAATTTACCTGGCGATATAGCAGCACTAATTTGCTTGGATGCATTGTAGATGTGGCGCACAAGTGGCATGCGCTTGATGATCCATTCACCAATGCCAAGAACAGATGCTCCAACCCAAGATGACATGAAGACCCCAACGAAAAATATGAAAGTAACAGAAGTGATGAAGCCAAGACCTGGAGATTCAAATGAGTACAGTGGGAAAATAAGCTGGATAGGCAGTAAGCAtccttcttagcaatgaataagtTACAAAATAATAACTGATTTCAACTACTCAGTTTCATGTCATGTTTCACACATTTTTTGTACAGAAATTTAAGAATCTAATGACACGATAAACTAGAACTTAAAAAAATTATCAAATTATGCACCTAATTTCTAGGTTCAGCATACGAATTATGCAGACTGTATAATACACAGCAACAGACAAtaacatataatataataataacactacaGGATCAAACCCCAAAGTGGAAACAGGATGAAGGCAGTCATTTATTGAAGAAACTACAACATGACATCAAACCATCGAAGAAATTTGATATTTCAACACCAAAAGAAGTGGAGTAGTTTACATACCAAAAATGTTGATACCCAATTGTGCATAGATTGGAGAGAAGAATCCATCAACAAAATGAATGAACCACCAGGTGAAGTAGAATGTTATCGCTATGGGGAAGAGAATCACACTGGCATTTTCCCAGAAAAGAACATCAAAACAGTATCAGTGCTTACGtgaaaataaaatttcatataacaGATGCAGGACAGCTGGTAATGGTTGGTGTGCATATTCACTGGTTATCGCAGAATAAGGATGCAACTTCGAGTAAGATTTATTATGTCCAGTCAGTATTTGTAATGCATAAATTGGCGCCTTGAAATCAATGCCAGACTTCACAAAAAGGGCCGAAAAATGTCTTGCTGGACAACTGAACTAGATGACAGCAGAGGAACATACTTGTCCGAATGCTGAATTAAACTGAAAATACTTGGATTTCCAAAATTCCCTGTTAATAGTGCTTACGGGTTTGTAACTGGGGAAAATGTGGTAAGACATCTCCTCTGGGTTCATGCTTCCCATTCTAGTTGTTGAATAATAATAATCACAAAAGGAGCTATAAGGAAAGTGAAAAGTTATTAAAGAAGAAAAATACATAATGATGCACGACCCGTTTGATATTCCCTTGATCTCTTATGCTGATTTTTTTCAAGGAAAGAGATAAGACCCAGAACCAGAGTAGATATAGCACCAAGACACTGTCCATACTATTTAGCTATGCTCCTGGCAACCTTATTTCAAAATCTGCCTACGTTACTTCCTAATCGACAATCATTAAAATTGAATGCTGGCAAGGTCATACAGACCTACCATCCGTTTAATATGACTCTTTTTTGCGAGATTATTTTTAGTAGAATGACTTACCATCCAGTCATGAATTTCTTTGAGGCCCAGCTGCGGACCACCTTATGGAAAGCCTGTATTgccgaaaagagagagagaaaaagttcAACATTAAGTTGTTCTAGCCTCAGAAATACAAGCAAAGCTACCAAACATGAAGGGCACACATTGTGTGCa encodes:
- the LOC119349124 gene encoding protein LIKE COV 1-like, with amino-acid sequence MMGDDKAPRSLSPMGGRDRDRELLIPVSAGGGGGSVPRAGDDDDDLDRTVASPSASAALSSTGREAFHKVVRSWASKKFMTGCVILFPIAITFYFTWWFIHFVDGFFSPIYAQLGINIFGLGFITSVTFIFFVGVFMSSWVGASVLGIGEWIIKRMPLVRHIYNASKQISAAISPDQNKQAFKEAVIIRHPRIGEYAFGFITSSVSLQSYSGQEDLYCVYVPTNHLYIGDIFMVNSKDVIRPNLSVREGIEIVVSGGMSMPQILSTLDPHPDLHAIHTDRGGASRS